The Centroberyx gerrardi isolate f3 chromosome 24, fCenGer3.hap1.cur.20231027, whole genome shotgun sequence genome includes a region encoding these proteins:
- the rassf3 gene encoding ras association domain family member 3 isoform X5, with translation MEEDGETDVEKERELRTHLSREEIRQKIEQYNTLTRDHLKMTLSPSGVYTGFIKVQLELRRPVTVRAGRGGVGGAAGEEAFYLPRGATNTLHISSNNTVRQVIVALLNKFTVADNPAKYALYKRYRREEQVYVCKLAEGEQPLFLRLVAGPDGDTLGFVLREQQTGEVMWDAFSIPELRNFLRILEKEEQEQMEAVTRRYDSYRQRLQEALREARGPS, from the exons atggaggaagatggagagacg gatgtggaaaaggagagagagttgCGGACTCACCTCAGCAGGGAGGAGATCAGGCAGAAGATTGAGCAGTACAACACCCTGACCAGGGACCACCTTAAAATGACACTG AGCCCCAGCGGTGTGTATACCGGCTTCATCAAGGTCCAGCTGGAGCTGAGGAGGCCGGTGACGGTgcgggcggggcggggcggagtGGGAGGCGCCGCGGGGGAGGAGGCCTTCTATCTGCCCAGAGGAGCCACCAATACCCTCCACATCAGCTCCAATAACACAGTTAGACAG GTGATCGTCGCCCTGTTGAACAAGTTCACAGTAGCTGACAACCCCGCCAAATATGCCCTCTACAAGCGCTACCGCCGGGAGGAGCAGG tGTACGTGTGTAAGCTGGCGGAGGGAGAGCAGCCGTTGTTTCTTCGTCTGGTGGCGGGACCCGACGGCGACACACTCGGCTTCGTACTGAGGGAACAACAGACGGGAGAAGTCATG tgGGACGCGTTCTCCATCCCGGAGCTCCGCAACTTCCTGCGGATcctggagaaggaggagcaggagcagatgGAGGCGGTGACTCGCCGCTACGACAGCTACCGCCAAAGACTGCAGGAGGCGCTGAGGGAGGCCAGAGGGCCCTCTTAG
- the rassf3 gene encoding ras association domain family member 3 isoform X3 encodes MTWNSTMSSGYSSLEEDSEEYFFTARTSFFKKPSGKPTESKDVEKERELRTHLSREEIRQKIEQYNTLTRDHLKMTLSPSGVYTGFIKVQLELRRPVTVRAGRGGVGGAAGEEAFYLPRGATNTLHISSNNTVRQVIVALLNKFTVADNPAKYALYKRYRREEQVYVCKLAEGEQPLFLRLVAGPDGDTLGFVLREQQTGEVMWDAFSIPELRNFLRILEKEEQEQMEAVTRRYDSYRQRLQEALREARGPS; translated from the exons ATGACGTGGAATAGCACGATGAGCAGTGGCTACAGTAGCTTAGAGGAGGACTCCGAAGAGTATTTTTTCACGGCCAGAACCTCTTTCTTCAAGAAACCTTCAGGCAAACCGACAGAGAGCAAG gatgtggaaaaggagagagagttgCGGACTCACCTCAGCAGGGAGGAGATCAGGCAGAAGATTGAGCAGTACAACACCCTGACCAGGGACCACCTTAAAATGACACTG AGCCCCAGCGGTGTGTATACCGGCTTCATCAAGGTCCAGCTGGAGCTGAGGAGGCCGGTGACGGTgcgggcggggcggggcggagtGGGAGGCGCCGCGGGGGAGGAGGCCTTCTATCTGCCCAGAGGAGCCACCAATACCCTCCACATCAGCTCCAATAACACAGTTAGACAG GTGATCGTCGCCCTGTTGAACAAGTTCACAGTAGCTGACAACCCCGCCAAATATGCCCTCTACAAGCGCTACCGCCGGGAGGAGCAGG tGTACGTGTGTAAGCTGGCGGAGGGAGAGCAGCCGTTGTTTCTTCGTCTGGTGGCGGGACCCGACGGCGACACACTCGGCTTCGTACTGAGGGAACAACAGACGGGAGAAGTCATG tgGGACGCGTTCTCCATCCCGGAGCTCCGCAACTTCCTGCGGATcctggagaaggaggagcaggagcagatgGAGGCGGTGACTCGCCGCTACGACAGCTACCGCCAAAGACTGCAGGAGGCGCTGAGGGAGGCCAGAGGGCCCTCTTAG
- the rassf3 gene encoding ras association domain family member 3 isoform X4 → MGASVFQDFGYRAVPKQVDVEKERELRTHLSREEIRQKIEQYNTLTRDHLKMTLSPSGVYTGFIKVQLELRRPVTVRAGRGGVGGAAGEEAFYLPRGATNTLHISSNNTVRQVIVALLNKFTVADNPAKYALYKRYRREEQVYVCKLAEGEQPLFLRLVAGPDGDTLGFVLREQQTGEVMWDAFSIPELRNFLRILEKEEQEQMEAVTRRYDSYRQRLQEALREARGPS, encoded by the exons ATGGGAGCATCTGTCTTTCAGGATTTTGGATACAGGGCGGTCCCAAAACAGGTG gatgtggaaaaggagagagagttgCGGACTCACCTCAGCAGGGAGGAGATCAGGCAGAAGATTGAGCAGTACAACACCCTGACCAGGGACCACCTTAAAATGACACTG AGCCCCAGCGGTGTGTATACCGGCTTCATCAAGGTCCAGCTGGAGCTGAGGAGGCCGGTGACGGTgcgggcggggcggggcggagtGGGAGGCGCCGCGGGGGAGGAGGCCTTCTATCTGCCCAGAGGAGCCACCAATACCCTCCACATCAGCTCCAATAACACAGTTAGACAG GTGATCGTCGCCCTGTTGAACAAGTTCACAGTAGCTGACAACCCCGCCAAATATGCCCTCTACAAGCGCTACCGCCGGGAGGAGCAGG tGTACGTGTGTAAGCTGGCGGAGGGAGAGCAGCCGTTGTTTCTTCGTCTGGTGGCGGGACCCGACGGCGACACACTCGGCTTCGTACTGAGGGAACAACAGACGGGAGAAGTCATG tgGGACGCGTTCTCCATCCCGGAGCTCCGCAACTTCCTGCGGATcctggagaaggaggagcaggagcagatgGAGGCGGTGACTCGCCGCTACGACAGCTACCGCCAAAGACTGCAGGAGGCGCTGAGGGAGGCCAGAGGGCCCTCTTAG
- the rassf3 gene encoding ras association domain family member 3 isoform X2 produces the protein MGAAMCKLSDKLGQHVKKRSPGCKYTCHAACRDRVSLDCHPAGASPSSQDQLNNNNTQLPDVEKERELRTHLSREEIRQKIEQYNTLTRDHLKMTLSPSGVYTGFIKVQLELRRPVTVRAGRGGVGGAAGEEAFYLPRGATNTLHISSNNTVRQVIVALLNKFTVADNPAKYALYKRYRREEQVYVCKLAEGEQPLFLRLVAGPDGDTLGFVLREQQTGEVMWDAFSIPELRNFLRILEKEEQEQMEAVTRRYDSYRQRLQEALREARGPS, from the exons GTTGTAAGTACACGTGTCACGCTGCCTGTCGGGACAGAGTGTCATTAGACTGTCATCCTGCAGGAGCTTCACCCAGCAGCCAGGACcagctcaacaacaacaacacacagctgcCT gatgtggaaaaggagagagagttgCGGACTCACCTCAGCAGGGAGGAGATCAGGCAGAAGATTGAGCAGTACAACACCCTGACCAGGGACCACCTTAAAATGACACTG AGCCCCAGCGGTGTGTATACCGGCTTCATCAAGGTCCAGCTGGAGCTGAGGAGGCCGGTGACGGTgcgggcggggcggggcggagtGGGAGGCGCCGCGGGGGAGGAGGCCTTCTATCTGCCCAGAGGAGCCACCAATACCCTCCACATCAGCTCCAATAACACAGTTAGACAG GTGATCGTCGCCCTGTTGAACAAGTTCACAGTAGCTGACAACCCCGCCAAATATGCCCTCTACAAGCGCTACCGCCGGGAGGAGCAGG tGTACGTGTGTAAGCTGGCGGAGGGAGAGCAGCCGTTGTTTCTTCGTCTGGTGGCGGGACCCGACGGCGACACACTCGGCTTCGTACTGAGGGAACAACAGACGGGAGAAGTCATG tgGGACGCGTTCTCCATCCCGGAGCTCCGCAACTTCCTGCGGATcctggagaaggaggagcaggagcagatgGAGGCGGTGACTCGCCGCTACGACAGCTACCGCCAAAGACTGCAGGAGGCGCTGAGGGAGGCCAGAGGGCCCTCTTAG